One genomic region from Arthrobacter pigmenti encodes:
- the mmsB gene encoding multiple monosaccharide ABC transporter permease yields the protein MASNVKEAERTPAAPTVKDGFAFLTSRLRQIGIFVALLVIVTLFQVLTGGQLLQSENVSNIIVQNSYILLLAIGMVMIIIAGHIDLSVGSVAAFVGAMSGVMIQDWGLPWWLTLILSLLIGALVGAWQGFWVAYVGIPAFIVTLAGMLLFRGLAQITLDNQRISGFPDEYRQLGGGFLFPGLFPPETNILDWTTVGLGLISVALLVFSQLRGRAARKKLNLEDEPAAWFNTKLAFGVVVILGLTYLLASSRSGTPIVLVVLGILIVVYSLVMNNTIFGRHIYARGGNLQAAQLSGVKTKQIDFWLFVNMGVLAALAGLVFTGRLNSAGPGAGNLFELDAIAAAFIGGAAVTGGVGTVVGAITGGLIMGVLNNGMSLMGVGTDYQQFIKGMVLLLAVAFDVFNKRKASNALK from the coding sequence ATGGCATCGAACGTCAAGGAAGCCGAACGGACACCCGCGGCTCCCACCGTCAAGGACGGCTTCGCCTTCCTGACCAGTCGGCTGCGTCAGATCGGCATCTTCGTGGCCCTCCTGGTCATCGTGACACTGTTCCAGGTGCTGACCGGCGGGCAGCTCCTCCAGTCGGAGAACGTCTCCAACATCATTGTCCAGAACAGCTACATCCTGCTGCTGGCCATCGGCATGGTGATGATCATCATCGCCGGCCACATCGACCTCTCCGTCGGATCGGTTGCGGCGTTCGTGGGTGCCATGTCCGGTGTGATGATCCAGGACTGGGGCCTTCCCTGGTGGCTGACCCTCATCCTGTCGCTGCTGATCGGCGCACTCGTTGGTGCCTGGCAAGGCTTCTGGGTTGCCTACGTGGGAATTCCGGCGTTCATCGTGACGCTGGCCGGAATGCTCCTGTTCCGCGGCCTGGCCCAGATCACGCTCGATAACCAGCGCATCTCCGGGTTCCCGGACGAGTACCGCCAGCTCGGCGGTGGCTTCCTCTTCCCCGGGCTCTTCCCACCCGAAACCAACATCCTGGACTGGACCACCGTGGGCCTTGGCCTGATCTCGGTCGCCCTGCTGGTCTTCAGTCAACTGCGGGGCCGTGCAGCACGGAAGAAGCTGAACCTCGAGGACGAGCCCGCCGCATGGTTCAACACCAAGCTGGCGTTCGGCGTCGTCGTTATCCTGGGGCTCACCTACCTGCTGGCGTCCTCGCGCAGCGGCACCCCCATTGTGCTGGTGGTTCTGGGTATCCTCATCGTTGTTTACAGCCTGGTCATGAACAACACCATCTTCGGCCGCCACATCTACGCCCGCGGCGGTAACCTGCAGGCCGCGCAGCTGTCCGGTGTGAAGACCAAGCAGATCGACTTCTGGCTTTTCGTGAACATGGGTGTGCTCGCCGCCCTCGCAGGGCTGGTCTTCACGGGCCGCCTGAACTCTGCGGGTCCGGGCGCCGGTAACCTGTTCGAACTGGACGCGATCGCTGCCGCCTTCATCGGCGGTGCGGCGGTGACCGGCGGCGTCGGAACAGTGGTCGGTGCGATCACCGGCGGTCTCATCATGGGTGTGCTGAACAACGGCATGTCGCTCATGGGCGTCGGCACCGACTACCAGCAGTTCATCAAGGGCATGGTTCTGCTCCTCGCAGTCGCATTCGATGTCTTCAACAAACGCAAGGCCTCCAACGCGCTGAAATAG
- a CDS encoding FAD-binding protein, protein MAYDAGTNWAGNLAYGASMVHEPTSVDEVRRIVAAAGSIRALGSRHSFNAIADGTDELLSTAALTGPVRINRETSTVTAGAGIRYGELATELDRAGFALANLASLPHISVGGAVATGTHGSGNRNRSLAAAVVGLELVTADGDLVKYDAGDPDFAGIVINLGSLGVVTSIELEIEPAFEVQQTVFERLPLEALLGNFDGVTGAAYSVSVFTTWRDADVIDSVWVKHRPDRDDPLAETLFGAVRAEDERHPLPGIPPVGCTPQLGVPGPWYNRLPHFQLDFTPSNGVELQSEYLVPRRHAVDSIRTLRGLSAEIAPLLQVNEIRTVAADDLWLSSSYGTDAVGLHFTWVQDQPAVEALLPKIEAALRPFQARPHWGKLFTAGAHDLDRLYPKLEDFRLLTKRLDPDGVFANPFSTEVAGS, encoded by the coding sequence ATGGCGTACGACGCCGGCACCAACTGGGCGGGGAATCTCGCCTATGGCGCGTCCATGGTCCATGAGCCGACGTCGGTGGATGAAGTCCGGCGAATCGTCGCCGCGGCCGGGTCCATCCGGGCGCTCGGCTCAAGGCACTCCTTCAACGCCATTGCCGACGGAACTGACGAGCTGCTCTCGACGGCGGCGCTCACCGGTCCGGTACGCATCAATCGGGAAACCTCCACCGTGACGGCGGGTGCCGGAATCCGGTACGGTGAGCTTGCAACCGAGCTGGACCGGGCCGGTTTCGCTCTCGCCAACCTGGCTTCGCTGCCGCACATCTCAGTGGGCGGCGCCGTCGCCACCGGTACCCACGGCTCGGGGAACAGGAACCGCAGCCTGGCGGCCGCCGTCGTCGGGCTGGAACTTGTCACCGCCGATGGCGACCTGGTGAAGTACGACGCCGGTGATCCCGACTTCGCAGGCATCGTGATTAACCTCGGCTCGCTGGGTGTGGTGACGAGCATCGAGCTGGAGATCGAGCCGGCATTTGAGGTGCAGCAGACGGTGTTTGAGCGGCTCCCGCTGGAGGCCCTGCTTGGTAATTTCGACGGCGTTACCGGCGCCGCGTACAGCGTCAGCGTGTTCACGACCTGGCGGGATGCCGACGTCATCGACTCCGTCTGGGTGAAGCACCGCCCGGACCGCGATGATCCGCTGGCGGAAACGCTGTTCGGTGCCGTGCGAGCCGAGGACGAAAGGCACCCGCTGCCCGGCATTCCACCTGTGGGGTGTACGCCTCAGCTGGGAGTGCCCGGACCCTGGTACAACCGGTTGCCGCACTTTCAGCTCGATTTCACGCCCAGCAACGGCGTGGAACTGCAGTCGGAGTACCTCGTGCCGCGCAGGCATGCCGTGGACTCGATCCGGACTCTGCGCGGGTTGAGCGCGGAGATCGCACCGCTTCTTCAGGTGAACGAGATTCGTACCGTGGCTGCTGATGACCTGTGGCTCAGTTCAAGTTACGGCACCGACGCCGTGGGCCTGCACTTCACGTGGGTCCAGGACCAGCCCGCAGTGGAGGCGCTGTTGCCGAAGATCGAGGCGGCGCTTCGGCCGTTTCAAGCAAGGCCGCACTGGGGAAAGCTGTTCACTGCTGGCGCGCACGATCTGGATAGGCTGTACCCGAAACTCGAGGACTTCCGGCTGCTTACGAAGCGGCTCGACCCGGACGGTGTCTTCGCTAACCCGTTCAGCACTGAAGTGGCAGGCTCATAA
- a CDS encoding ATP-binding cassette domain-containing protein, producing MSSSPVPPHHLHLRRASSPLDVSFVNLHAGRVRDLSLDVKAGEVLAFVGNDDDGAATLLRAAAGLDHPESGSVLLGGEPVRRVDDRCSWTPRDADLQPTHSLQANLALGLRKSSSASEAKAKIAELLDLAGLRRFAKLLPTDVTAEIVRRAALARALAGAPGVMLLDNPFAAVEGAARTVLHSVLQTLHRALPTTVLLATNSMDEALRLADRVVVLGRSTAEDVSTILGIHEVPRQGADKAAVRRR from the coding sequence ATGAGTTCCAGCCCGGTTCCACCCCATCATCTCCACCTGCGCCGCGCCTCCTCGCCGCTGGACGTGTCCTTCGTGAACCTCCACGCCGGCCGCGTGCGGGACCTCAGCCTCGATGTGAAAGCCGGCGAAGTCCTCGCCTTCGTGGGGAACGACGACGACGGCGCCGCCACCCTCCTGCGCGCGGCCGCCGGGCTGGACCATCCGGAGTCGGGTTCGGTTCTCCTTGGTGGAGAACCTGTCCGCCGCGTGGATGACCGGTGCTCGTGGACTCCCCGCGATGCTGATCTCCAGCCGACGCATTCGCTGCAGGCCAACCTTGCGCTCGGGCTTCGGAAGAGCTCCAGCGCCAGTGAGGCGAAGGCGAAGATTGCCGAGCTTCTGGACCTGGCCGGTCTTCGCCGGTTCGCGAAGCTGTTGCCAACCGATGTCACCGCGGAGATCGTCCGCCGTGCCGCCCTGGCCCGTGCACTCGCGGGCGCTCCCGGGGTGATGCTGCTCGACAACCCGTTCGCCGCCGTCGAAGGCGCCGCCCGCACTGTCCTGCACAGCGTGTTGCAGACCCTTCATCGCGCACTGCCCACCACGGTGCTGCTGGCGACCAACAGCATGGATGAGGCACTCCGTCTGGCGGACCGGGTTGTGGTGTTGGGCCGCTCTACCGCCGAAGACGTGAGCACCATCCTCGGCATTCACGAGGTACCCCGGCAAGGCGCTGACAAGGCGGCGGTGCGCAGGCGCTGA
- a CDS encoding amylo-alpha-1,6-glucosidase, which produces MTALPDPAALTSAAVSVLKRNWAGSHTLPASGLYPHQWSWDSGFIALGLRHVDADRAQQELESILNGQWEDGRLPQIIYDVTRDDDYSPGASFWRSNDLPAAPLVPTTGLIQPPNHAWAAWEVHRTNPDASERNGFLARVYPRLVAWHEYLLVRRNRGGNGLASVVHPWESGMDNSPLWDEALARIPDTPQHVIRRPDLAHAGAGERPSTKEYGRYFWLAEQYRDHGCNDLEGEDSFVLEDPTFNALWARSELALADIARSLGLSPISHEQRAQELTSALESLYDADLGLYVARDVTTGSLVRKATISGIIPLILPGLGQAPAVLEALMGPGFLGSSPHMVPSYDMRAGDFEPAQYWRGPAWFNMTWLVILGLRVHGAHDDEAHRLAMNLQSLALAHDFPEYVDPVTGAPHGTRNFSWTAALALDLMHTEVAPL; this is translated from the coding sequence ATGACCGCCTTGCCTGATCCGGCCGCGCTCACCAGTGCCGCGGTTTCGGTGCTCAAACGGAACTGGGCGGGTTCGCATACGCTGCCCGCCAGCGGTCTCTATCCGCATCAGTGGAGCTGGGACTCCGGGTTCATCGCCCTCGGGCTGCGCCACGTCGACGCTGATCGGGCGCAACAGGAACTGGAATCGATCCTCAACGGGCAGTGGGAGGACGGGCGCCTGCCGCAGATCATCTACGACGTCACCCGTGACGATGACTACTCTCCCGGTGCCTCCTTCTGGCGGTCGAACGATCTCCCGGCAGCACCCCTGGTTCCGACCACCGGGCTCATCCAGCCGCCCAACCATGCCTGGGCTGCGTGGGAGGTGCACCGGACCAACCCCGACGCTTCGGAGCGAAACGGGTTCCTGGCACGGGTTTACCCCCGGCTGGTCGCCTGGCACGAATACCTGCTGGTGCGCCGGAACCGCGGCGGCAACGGGCTGGCGAGCGTGGTGCATCCGTGGGAATCGGGCATGGACAACTCGCCGCTCTGGGATGAGGCACTGGCCAGGATTCCGGACACCCCGCAGCATGTGATCCGCAGGCCGGACCTGGCTCATGCAGGGGCCGGCGAGCGCCCGAGCACCAAGGAGTACGGACGCTACTTCTGGCTCGCCGAGCAGTACCGCGACCACGGCTGCAACGACCTCGAGGGCGAGGACAGCTTTGTCCTCGAGGATCCCACGTTCAATGCGCTGTGGGCGCGGTCCGAGCTGGCGCTGGCGGACATTGCGCGTTCCCTTGGGCTTTCTCCGATCTCCCATGAACAGCGGGCGCAGGAGCTAACGTCCGCCCTTGAAAGTCTGTACGACGCCGATCTCGGGCTCTACGTGGCCCGGGACGTGACCACGGGGTCCCTGGTGCGGAAGGCCACCATTTCCGGAATCATTCCGTTGATCCTGCCCGGCCTGGGGCAGGCGCCTGCGGTGCTTGAGGCGCTCATGGGGCCGGGCTTTCTCGGCAGCAGTCCGCACATGGTGCCGAGCTATGACATGCGGGCGGGCGACTTCGAACCGGCTCAGTACTGGCGTGGGCCGGCCTGGTTCAACATGACCTGGCTGGTGATCCTTGGCCTGCGCGTCCACGGAGCTCACGACGACGAAGCGCACCGGCTGGCGATGAACCTCCAGTCCCTGGCGCTCGCGCACGACTTCCCCGAGTACGTGGACCCAGTGACAGGAGCCCCGCACGGCACGCGCAACTTCAGCTGGACGGCAGCGCTCGCGCTGGATCTGATGCACACGGAGGTTGCGCCGCTGTAG
- a CDS encoding glycoside hydrolase family 36 protein, which translates to MRYQTVEELTVSPERGRVYEEGWQSWSPTTTYGVTETSRRPESMLRHRMRFRPGVEQPASGFHAEGLLAVLPGDGGPVRVYGAPAVGEVPSIRAELDGETLRISADGPVVSFEAPDLASGLARFGDQYAATAEVTPLKTPPSVWCSWYRYFEAVTEQDILENLAAVDELELPVDVIQLDDGWEAGVGDWTPLGSKFPSLPKLTERIQESGRRAGIWLAPFMAGSGTELAAQHPDWLMGPAGENWGQDLLGLDLTHPDLRDYLWHTFRTLHEAGFDYFKLDFLYSGALPGTRYDDDVSAVEAYRSGLELIRDAVGAETYLVGCGAPILPSVGLLDGMRVSPDTFHEHAQDANGELRGAMGTTARAWQHGRFWANDPDCLVARPGFALREPWAAVVEQFGGLRSASDRISELDDWGLETTRRVLANVPPAIPFPAFSQPLNGVS; encoded by the coding sequence ATGAGGTATCAAACCGTTGAGGAGCTAACCGTCTCGCCGGAACGCGGACGTGTTTATGAGGAGGGCTGGCAGAGTTGGAGCCCCACCACTACCTATGGGGTCACCGAAACCTCGCGGCGTCCCGAGTCGATGCTGCGGCACCGGATGCGGTTCCGCCCCGGGGTGGAGCAGCCGGCGTCGGGCTTCCATGCCGAGGGGCTGCTGGCCGTTTTGCCGGGCGACGGCGGCCCGGTCCGGGTCTACGGGGCGCCGGCTGTCGGAGAGGTGCCCTCGATCCGGGCCGAGCTCGACGGCGAAACCCTGCGGATCAGCGCCGACGGCCCGGTTGTGTCATTCGAGGCACCCGATTTGGCCTCCGGCCTCGCCCGGTTCGGCGATCAGTACGCGGCCACGGCGGAGGTTACGCCGCTGAAGACCCCACCTTCTGTGTGGTGCAGCTGGTACCGCTACTTCGAGGCCGTTACCGAACAGGACATCCTCGAGAACCTTGCGGCTGTCGATGAGCTTGAGCTACCCGTCGATGTCATCCAGCTCGACGACGGGTGGGAGGCCGGCGTGGGCGACTGGACTCCGCTGGGCTCCAAGTTCCCTTCGCTGCCGAAGCTGACGGAGCGCATCCAGGAGTCGGGCCGGCGTGCCGGTATCTGGCTCGCTCCCTTTATGGCCGGCTCCGGCACAGAGCTGGCCGCGCAGCATCCGGACTGGCTCATGGGACCCGCCGGCGAGAACTGGGGCCAGGACCTCCTCGGCCTGGACCTGACGCACCCGGACCTGCGGGACTATCTGTGGCACACCTTCCGCACCCTGCACGAGGCCGGGTTCGACTACTTCAAGTTGGATTTCCTCTACAGCGGCGCGCTTCCCGGTACCAGGTACGACGACGACGTCAGCGCCGTCGAAGCCTACCGTTCCGGCCTCGAACTGATCCGCGACGCCGTCGGAGCGGAGACCTACCTGGTGGGCTGCGGTGCGCCGATCCTCCCCAGCGTTGGCCTGCTCGACGGGATGCGCGTCTCACCGGACACCTTCCACGAGCACGCACAGGACGCCAACGGCGAACTGCGCGGCGCCATGGGCACCACGGCAAGGGCCTGGCAGCACGGACGGTTCTGGGCGAATGACCCGGACTGCCTCGTTGCGCGCCCGGGCTTCGCACTCCGCGAGCCGTGGGCCGCCGTCGTCGAGCAGTTTGGCGGGCTCCGCTCGGCATCGGACCGGATTTCGGAACTGGATGACTGGGGGCTGGAAACCACCCGCCGCGTCCTCGCCAACGTTCCCCCGGCCATCCCGTTTCCCGCGTTCTCCCAACCCCTGAATGGAGTGTCATGA
- a CDS encoding Gfo/Idh/MocA family protein: protein MIPDYRPQFPDGPKPAIGILGCGAIAQTAHLPSYEKYGLDIAGVWSRTPTTAGITERFPSVQRVYSSPEELLSDPDVGIVDLAMPPEDRLKWLSAAVSAGKHVLAQKPLTTDLDGLAPILAEAERRGVRIAVNQNARWAPAWRLATLLVEDGAIGDVVGVTHLHDKPLPPIAGTHFDDVPHMLISDYLVHWIDITRCWLEGKKVRSVQAVDSRVPGQPSTAKNPWSASIQVGCTDGAHALLRVVGNVLTKKPSCPFWIHGTEGTIRGSVLGGPDQLELERDSVATQYALEGQWFVDGFAGAMGELMCAIAEDRQPYNSAAHNVGSLELMLAAFDSAGNGGEPQPASLKL from the coding sequence TTGATCCCCGACTACCGCCCACAGTTCCCGGATGGACCAAAACCCGCCATCGGAATCCTCGGCTGCGGTGCCATCGCCCAGACCGCGCACCTGCCTTCGTACGAGAAGTACGGCCTGGACATCGCCGGAGTCTGGAGCAGGACGCCGACGACGGCGGGCATCACGGAGCGCTTTCCTTCGGTCCAACGCGTCTACAGTTCGCCCGAGGAGCTGCTGTCCGACCCCGACGTAGGCATTGTGGACCTGGCGATGCCGCCGGAGGACCGTCTCAAGTGGCTCTCCGCCGCCGTATCGGCCGGCAAGCACGTCCTCGCGCAGAAGCCGCTCACCACCGACCTTGACGGACTGGCGCCCATCCTTGCTGAGGCTGAGCGGCGCGGGGTCCGGATCGCAGTGAACCAGAACGCGCGCTGGGCCCCGGCCTGGCGTCTTGCGACGCTGCTGGTGGAGGACGGCGCCATTGGCGACGTTGTCGGCGTGACCCACCTGCATGACAAGCCGCTGCCGCCGATCGCCGGGACGCACTTCGACGACGTGCCGCACATGCTCATCTCGGACTACCTGGTGCACTGGATCGACATCACCCGGTGCTGGCTTGAGGGCAAGAAGGTGCGCTCCGTGCAGGCGGTTGATTCGCGTGTTCCGGGGCAGCCTTCCACGGCGAAGAATCCGTGGTCCGCCTCCATCCAGGTTGGCTGCACGGACGGTGCGCATGCCTTGTTGCGCGTCGTCGGGAACGTGTTGACGAAGAAGCCGTCCTGTCCCTTCTGGATCCACGGAACGGAAGGCACCATCCGCGGCAGCGTGCTCGGCGGCCCGGACCAGTTGGAGCTGGAACGGGACTCCGTCGCAACGCAGTACGCGCTCGAGGGGCAGTGGTTTGTCGACGGCTTCGCGGGCGCCATGGGAGAGCTGATGTGCGCCATTGCCGAGGATCGACAGCCCTACAACAGCGCCGCGCACAACGTCGGCTCGCTTGAACTGATGCTGGCCGCGTTCGACTCCGCCGGCAACGGCGGCGAGCCGCAGCCTGCATCCCTGAAACTCTGA
- a CDS encoding MGH1-like glycoside hydrolase domain-containing protein, protein MSGELTSQVRNLLEAHWDEGRGWSVPNPNIYPHLWLWDSCFHAIIWGTLGDKRAVVELNAVLDAQLPEGMIPHMRYGGEPADTWLGPLPASSSLTQPPMFGHAVKVLLERGLAPSSDTLARARKGLDWLWEHRRTEDGLIYIVHPWEGGNDHSPRWDDWGAPGRTPENYSRPARTAWNKDRMQDLSFADDGAARWSSTFVTCPASFNAYVAFNLAELGTALGDEQLTERARLLGATMDELLWDEEERLWSDRAVVGGGPSTRIPTSDGVMGALVTADRAKAEAALNQLEDPARFGSDYGPTNVARTHPSYDPGTYWRGTAWPPLSYLFWLAELRWERFENADRLAERTLRAARTSGWAEYWNPETGEGLGAIPQSWTGLVLAMDRSAP, encoded by the coding sequence GTGAGCGGGGAGCTGACAAGCCAGGTCCGGAACCTGCTGGAAGCGCACTGGGATGAGGGCCGCGGATGGTCCGTTCCCAACCCCAACATCTACCCGCATCTCTGGCTCTGGGATTCGTGCTTCCACGCGATCATCTGGGGCACGCTCGGAGACAAACGCGCCGTCGTTGAATTGAATGCAGTGCTGGACGCCCAACTTCCCGAGGGCATGATTCCCCATATGCGGTACGGCGGCGAACCCGCCGATACCTGGCTGGGGCCGTTGCCGGCGTCGTCGTCGCTCACCCAACCGCCGATGTTCGGCCATGCGGTGAAGGTGCTGCTGGAACGTGGGCTGGCGCCGTCGTCGGACACGCTCGCCCGGGCGCGGAAGGGCCTTGACTGGCTGTGGGAGCACCGCCGCACCGAGGACGGCCTGATCTACATCGTCCACCCGTGGGAGGGCGGCAACGACCACTCGCCGCGCTGGGATGATTGGGGTGCGCCCGGACGGACGCCCGAAAACTACAGCCGGCCCGCGCGCACCGCGTGGAACAAGGACCGGATGCAGGATCTCTCTTTCGCCGACGACGGCGCCGCGCGCTGGTCCTCGACGTTCGTCACCTGCCCGGCGAGCTTCAACGCCTACGTCGCGTTCAACCTGGCCGAGCTCGGAACGGCCCTCGGCGACGAGCAGCTGACGGAGCGCGCACGGCTTCTGGGCGCCACCATGGACGAGCTCCTGTGGGACGAGGAGGAGCGACTGTGGTCGGATCGCGCCGTCGTCGGGGGTGGACCGTCCACGCGGATTCCGACCAGCGACGGCGTCATGGGCGCCCTCGTCACGGCGGACCGCGCCAAGGCCGAAGCCGCGCTGAACCAGCTGGAGGATCCGGCCCGGTTCGGCAGCGACTATGGGCCAACCAACGTGGCGCGCACCCATCCGTCCTACGATCCCGGGACGTACTGGCGCGGCACCGCCTGGCCACCGCTGAGCTACCTCTTCTGGCTCGCGGAGCTCCGGTGGGAACGTTTTGAAAACGCCGACCGCCTCGCCGAACGCACCCTGCGCGCTGCGCGGACCAGCGGCTGGGCCGAGTACTGGAACCCGGAAACCGGCGAAGGGCTTGGCGCAATCCCGCAGTCCTGGACCGGCCTCGTCCTCGCCATGGACAGGTCAGCACCTTGA
- a CDS encoding zinc-dependent alcohol dehydrogenase translates to MPHIVQFSAPRSVELVQCDQQPLTGGSVRIRTWYSGISAGTELTAYRGSNPYLSKSWDVAQRLFTEGAPAFSYPVVGWGYSEVGEVIEVADDVVGLAVGDVVYGIWGHRSEAVLPAEAVAGKQVPDGTDPLHGIFARVGAIALNAVLGANLHLGEDVAVYGQGVIGLLATRLADLSGARVIAVDGFEARRNLALKMGAHDVVAATVPGGAGQRIRELTEHLGVDVAIELSGNYRALHEAVRSVGADGRVIAAGFYQGGGEHLSLGEEFHHNRVQIIASQIGGTPAGLGTRWTPARLATVFMGQLAAGAVDVAPLISDIVDAHEVGKAFRRLDEGAPETLQTVLRFEGAPAL, encoded by the coding sequence ATGCCCCACATCGTGCAGTTCTCCGCGCCCAGATCGGTTGAGTTGGTCCAGTGCGACCAGCAGCCGCTCACTGGCGGGTCGGTGCGCATCCGCACCTGGTACTCCGGCATTTCCGCCGGGACCGAGCTAACCGCCTACCGCGGCTCCAACCCCTACCTATCCAAGAGCTGGGACGTTGCCCAGCGCCTGTTCACCGAGGGCGCGCCCGCGTTCAGCTATCCGGTGGTCGGTTGGGGGTATTCGGAAGTCGGCGAGGTGATCGAGGTGGCGGACGACGTCGTCGGGCTGGCTGTCGGCGACGTCGTCTACGGGATCTGGGGTCACCGCAGTGAGGCCGTCCTCCCCGCGGAGGCGGTTGCCGGCAAGCAGGTGCCGGACGGCACCGACCCGCTGCACGGAATTTTCGCCCGGGTTGGTGCTATCGCGCTGAACGCAGTGCTGGGCGCCAACCTCCACCTGGGTGAGGACGTCGCCGTGTACGGGCAGGGTGTGATCGGTCTGCTGGCCACCCGCCTGGCAGATCTCAGCGGTGCGCGCGTTATCGCCGTCGACGGCTTTGAAGCGCGGCGCAACCTTGCATTGAAGATGGGAGCGCACGACGTCGTTGCCGCCACCGTGCCGGGTGGCGCCGGCCAACGGATCCGCGAGCTGACGGAGCACCTGGGCGTCGACGTCGCGATCGAACTCAGTGGGAACTACCGCGCCCTGCACGAGGCAGTGCGGTCCGTGGGTGCGGACGGCCGCGTGATCGCCGCCGGTTTCTACCAGGGCGGCGGGGAACACCTTTCCCTGGGCGAGGAATTCCACCACAACCGGGTCCAGATCATTGCAAGCCAGATCGGCGGCACCCCGGCGGGCCTCGGCACGCGTTGGACACCGGCCCGGCTGGCCACGGTGTTCATGGGGCAACTGGCGGCAGGCGCCGTCGACGTCGCGCCGTTGATTTCCGACATCGTGGATGCGCACGAGGTGGGCAAGGCGTTCCGCCGGCTGGACGAGGGCGCACCGGAGACGCTGCAGACCGTGCTGCGCTTCGAGGGAGCGCCGGCACTGTGA
- a CDS encoding carbohydrate ABC transporter permease: MSTDVQSRRERKAVAASRPWSRDRVEILILGWLRWIVIALILIATLFPFYYMIILSVRPISSLLQDPGALWVSFSEFSFDTYASVLQSPSDGGQGFLIFMRNSALVALGTVLVTLLLAVPGAYAISRLEFFGRRKISGLFLAVYLFPSILLAIPLFVFFTRIGLRGELFGLLLVYVAQVVPVSIYMLRNYFETIPTSLEEAAAIDGASRLTIMRRISLPLAMPAIISNALYIFMIAWNEFLFALLFLVESRENWTVSLGLSQLAGSIEIPTTILMAGSVILTLPIIIIFFAAERLLTEGLTAGAEKG, translated from the coding sequence ATGTCGACCGACGTTCAATCACGCAGGGAACGCAAGGCCGTAGCGGCCAGCCGCCCATGGTCGCGGGACCGAGTGGAGATACTCATCCTGGGTTGGCTGCGGTGGATTGTCATTGCGCTGATCCTGATCGCGACGCTGTTCCCCTTCTATTACATGATCATCCTCTCCGTCCGGCCGATCTCGAGCCTGCTGCAGGACCCGGGAGCCCTCTGGGTATCCTTCAGCGAGTTCAGCTTCGATACGTACGCCTCAGTGCTGCAATCGCCGTCGGACGGCGGGCAGGGCTTCCTGATCTTCATGCGCAACAGTGCGCTCGTGGCACTGGGGACGGTCCTCGTCACGCTGCTGCTGGCCGTCCCCGGTGCGTATGCGATCAGCCGCCTGGAGTTCTTCGGGCGGCGGAAGATCAGCGGCCTGTTCCTCGCCGTCTACCTGTTCCCGAGCATCCTGCTGGCCATCCCGCTCTTCGTGTTCTTTACGCGGATCGGGTTGCGCGGCGAGCTTTTCGGACTGTTGCTGGTTTATGTGGCGCAGGTGGTGCCGGTCAGTATCTACATGCTGCGGAACTACTTCGAGACCATCCCCACCAGCCTCGAAGAAGCCGCAGCGATCGACGGCGCAAGCCGCCTGACGATCATGCGCCGCATCAGCCTGCCGCTGGCCATGCCCGCGATCATCTCCAACGCGCTGTACATCTTCATGATCGCGTGGAACGAGTTCCTGTTCGCCCTGCTGTTCCTCGTCGAATCGCGGGAGAACTGGACCGTTTCGCTGGGACTCTCGCAGCTTGCCGGAAGCATCGAAATACCCACCACCATCCTGATGGCCGGTTCAGTGATCCTCACACTGCCCATCATCATCATCTTCTTCGCGGCTGAACGGCTCCTCACCGAGGGGCTCACGGCGGGCGCGGAGAAGGGTTAA